A section of the Nitrososphaerota archaeon genome encodes:
- a CDS encoding DNA polymerase subunit beta, with amino-acid sequence MEKYLEILKISVEIIEKWREYVVKLAAVVKRVLPDSRVYVFGSVVKGEATAASDIDVLIVSNAVPKSGLERAALKVRIEGSAALPPYHTFELHLVDEEAEWYFRMVKELREVSGASNI; translated from the coding sequence TTGGAGAAGTATCTTGAGATTCTTAAGATTAGTGTGGAGATTATTGAGAAATGGAGGGAGTATGTTGTTAAGCTTGCGGCTGTGGTGAAGCGTGTTTTGCCCGATTCACGCGTTTATGTTTTTGGAAGTGTTGTTAAAGGTGAAGCTACTGCTGCAAGTGATATAGATGTTCTTATTGTTTCGAATGCTGTTCCTAAAAGCGGTCTTGAAAGGGCTGCGTTAAAGGTTAGGATAGAGGGGTCGGCGGCATTACCACCTTATCACACCTTCGAGCTTCATCTTGTTGATGAAGAAGCTGAGTGGTACTTTAGAATGGTGAAGGAGTTAAGAGAGGTGAGTGGTGCTTCAAACATATAA
- a CDS encoding class II aldolase/adducin family protein encodes MLQTYKVLKASNLGVAGLVGSFDEVSRVLIEVCRAIYQRGLVSASGGNVSVRVGGGLFLITRSGSSFRDLTERDLLVLNSDGVVVEGVGKPSTETPVHLALYRVRGDVGSIIHAHPPYSTGFAVLGKPVPCVTVQALELLGEVKVVGFEHPGSDALTRRCVDVFKDVSVRCALLERHGVLVVGRDIWDAYNNLDLLEETAKIAYLAAALKKHSFEA; translated from the coding sequence GTGCTTCAAACATATAAGGTGCTTAAGGCAAGCAATCTTGGTGTTGCAGGGTTGGTCGGCTCTTTCGATGAGGTTAGTAGAGTTTTGATAGAGGTCTGTAGAGCCATATACCAGCGTGGGCTGGTTTCTGCTAGTGGTGGTAATGTGAGTGTGAGAGTAGGCGGCGGTCTCTTCCTTATAACGCGTAGCGGTTCATCGTTTAGAGATCTTACTGAGAGGGATCTGCTGGTTCTTAACAGCGATGGTGTGGTTGTTGAGGGTGTTGGTAAGCCGTCGACCGAAACGCCTGTTCACTTGGCGCTTTATAGGGTTAGGGGTGATGTTGGCTCTATCATACACGCTCACCCCCCTTACTCTACGGGGTTTGCTGTGTTGGGTAAGCCTGTTCCTTGTGTTACGGTTCAGGCTTTGGAGCTGCTTGGTGAGGTTAAGGTGGTTGGGTTTGAGCATCCTGGTTCAGATGCGCTTACTCGAAGGTGTGTTGATGTGTTTAAGGATGTGTCTGTTAGGTGTGCGTTGCTTGAGAGGCATGGTGTGTTGGTTGTTGGGCGGGATATTTGGGATGCATATAATAACCTTGATCTTCTAGAGGAGACCGCTAAAATAGCTTATCTAGCAGCCGCGCTAAAGAAGCATAGTTTTGAAGCATAA